From the genome of Streptomyces xanthophaeus:
CGGACAAGCCGGTGGAGTACACCACCAGGTCCGGGGTCAGGGGGAGTTACGTCAAGGCGCGCTCCTCGGGCGCCCAGCGGCCCAACCGCTGCACGGGCGACGGCCAGGCGGTCGTCTTCGGCTTCAAGAACTCCCGGGGCGACCTCGTCTCCTGGGACTTCTACGGCCGCACGGGCGTGCCGGGCGCCGTCGACGACGCCCTGATCATGCGCATCCTGAGCACGGTCCGGCTGGCGGGCGACCCGAAGGACCCCGGCCCCGGACCGTGATCGCCCGTGGCCGCCCGCCCTCCGGGACCAGGGGGTGTCAGCCCTTCAGGAGCCGGGCCTCCGCCTCCTCGGCGAGTCCGTCCGCCAGGGTCAGCGCCCCCTCCGGGACCGATCGCTGCCAGGCCCAGGTGTCGGCGACCGTCTCGGTGACCGGGCGGCAGACGAGACCCGTGGCATGGGCCCGGGAGACGTCTCCGGCGTGGATCGCGGCGTGGAAGTCCGTGCCGGGCGGCGCCCAGACGGGGAGGTCGGTCCACGGGGAGAGGTCCGCGGCGGCGATCGCCTCGGGGGAGGTCCAGCGCAGTTCGGCGGCGGCGCCCGTGACACGTACGCAGGTGTCCAGGAGCTCACCGATGGTGGTGTGGCCCGGCTGCGAGACGAGGTTGTAGGGGCCGTGCAGGGAGGACTCCAGCGCGTTCAGCAGCCACGTCGCCAGGTCACGCACGTCGACGTACTGGAGCGGGGTGTCCCGGGGGCCGGGGGCCGCGATCTCGCCGCCCCGGGCGATGCGCGACAGCCACCACGGCAGGCGGCCCGCGTTCTCGCGCGGGCCCAGGATCAGGCCCGGCCGGACCAGCAGGGTGCGGTCCTCGCCGAACGCGCGCAGCACGGCCAGTTCCGCGCCCCGCTTGTCGGCAGCGAAGTCGGTCGACTCCGCGTCCGGGTCGCCCTCGGCCAGCGGTCCGAACTCGTCCAGCCCCGCCGGCACCGGCCAGGCGTACACCGAGCGGCTGGAGACGAAGGCGTGGCGCCCGGTGCGCCCGGCCAGCAGGACGGCCGCGTCGCGCACCACGGCCGGGGCGCCCGACCAGGTGTCGACGACCGCGTCCCACTCCCCCGTCGCGAGGGCGGCCAGACCGTCCTCGCGCGTACGGTCGCCGTGGCGGACCCGCACACCGGGCGGGGCCGGGTGCTCGCCCCGGTGGAAGACGGTCACGTCCCAGCCGCGGGCGACCGCGCCCTCGGCGACGGCGCGCCCCGCGAAGTCCGTTCCGCCCAGCAGCAACAGCCTCATCCTGGTCCCTCTCCGTGGAACTCGTCCGTCGTGTCGTACAGCGCGCGAACGCCGCCGGGGGCCGTGCGGGCCGCCGGCGGCGTTCGCGCAGACGCCCGGTCAGCGGGCGGTGCGGTCCCGGTACACAGCGAAGCGCTCGGCGATCTCCCGGGCCCGGCCCTCGGCCTCCGAGAGCTTCATCTCGGCGCAGTCGTAACCGAGTTCTTCCTTCATGATCGCCATGGCGGAGGGCTCGAAGAGGACGGTGCCGTCCGCGCGGATCTCGCTGATGCCGTCGTGCAGCTGCCCGGAGACGTTGATGGCGTGCGCCTGGTCCGCCGTCATCCCGTCGGGGAGCAGCGCGCGGAACTTGCCGTTCTCGATCGCCACCGGGTAGCCGCCGAGCGCCCCGTCCGCGCCGGGCGCGTGGACCACCGCGTCACGTCCGTCGGCGAGCGGCTCCAGCACGCTGAGCGCGGAGGACGCGGTCATCGTCTGGCCGGGCAGCCCGCCGGTACGGCGGTACGCGCCGGGCAGCCGGTTCAGGAGCTCCGCGACGTCCAGCTCGCCGGTGACGTCGCGCCCGTCGAGGCGGATGCCGAGGCCCATGCCGGCGGGGCCGCTGTTGCCGGTGCGGGACAGGCGGTGCGAGACGTAGTGGTGGGCCACCAGGCGCACCTCGACGTCGGCGGTGCTGCGGCCGAGCTCGTCGGCGGCCACGGCGGTGATGCCCGGGACGTTGTTGGCGACGTTTCCGATGCCGATGTCCGGGGAGAGGCCGATCGCGGTGAGCGCGGGGTGCACGGCGTCGGGGTAGGCGGCGTTGACGACCAGGGCCTGGGTGCCGGAGAGGCGCACGGCCTCCATGGCCTTCATCACCGGGACCAGGTGCATGGGCAGCCACGGGCCGTAGTTGGCGGCGTAGACCCGCTGGAAGGCGTCCTGCTGGAGGGTGGAGATGACCCACCAGGACTGGTAGCTGACGGCCAGGAAGATGAGGTCGGGGCCGAAGGCGGAGATCCGCTCGGCGGTGCGCGCCACGTCCGTGATGTCGGTCTGCGCGTGGCTGACCTCGTTGGTGTAGCCGCGCTGGACGCTGCAGAAGCGCGTCAGGTTGGCGGCCTTCAGGACGGTCTCCTCGTCGCGGCCGACGAGCTGGACGTGGCGGGGGTTCGGGCTGTGCGCCAGCTCGTGGAAGACACGGCGGCCGATGTCGCCGGCACCCAGGACCATGATCTTGCGGGCGTTGTTCACGAGGTACCTCCGAAGGGTGCGGCAGCGGCGAAGGGGGCGGCGACGGGCGCCATCAGGTGGGCGTCGCGGACGAGCTGGGGCAGCGAGCGCATGGACGGGAAGGTGAGGGCGCCCTCCCGGTGGGGCGGGGTGGACGGGTCGGCGGTGTACTGCAGGACACGCATCCCGGCGGCCACGGCGGCGTCCACGCCGACCGGGCTGTCCTCGACGACGACGCACTCGTCGGGCGTGACACCGCAGCTCTCGGCGGCCCAGCGGAACAGCTTCGGGTCGGGCTTCCAGGCGTCGGCGTCGTACGCCGAGAAGAGCCGGTCGCCGAAGTGGTGCAGGATCCGGGCCTTCTCCAGGCGGCTGCGCATGATGGCGAGCGGGCTGTTGGAGGCCACGCACATGCGGTCGCCGACGGCGGCGGCGAGCTGTTCGAGGGCGTACGCGACGCCGTCGATGGGCTCGATGCGGTCGCCGATCAGCTCCTCGCACCTGGCGCGGGCGATCACCATGGCGTCCTGCGGCGGGGCGTTGCCCGACAGGTCCGCCATCAGGTCGAAGCACTCCTGCATCTTCTTGCCGGAGAACAGCTCGTCCCGCTGGTCCTTGTCCAGCCGCAGGCCCATCATCTCGCCGACGTGGGCGATCCCGCCGTTCTCGGCGTCCTGCGTGTCGACGAGGACGCCGTCCAGGTCGAAGACGACGAACTCGGCTGCTCGTGCGGGGAACTCACTCATAGTCGATCCAGTCCACGCTCTCGATGGCGGCGACGGTCGCGGCCAGTTCCTCATGGGTGGCGGCGGACCCGATGACGGCCGCCGTGTTGCCGCGCGCGCCGATCCGCCAGTCCACGTCGGCGCCGGGCTCGGCGAGGACGACGACCCGGTCGACGCGGGCGAGGCGGCGCAGCGCGGAGACGCCCCGGATGGCGCGCACCCGGCGGGCGCCGACGGGCGGCACGGTCAGGTAGTGGAAGGCGATCGGCCCGCCCTGCTTGACCTCGGGGGTCTCGTACGGGAGGCCGAGCGCGGCGGCGACCGCGACGTACGCCGGGTCGGAGGTGCCGGAGCGGACGGCGAGGTCGTCGACCCAGGCGCCGAGCCGGCCGTTGACCTCGATGACCCGGGGGCCGTCGGCGGTCAGTTTGATCTCGACGTCGGCGACGCCGTGGATGTTCAGGGCGCGCACCGCGCGGCAGGCGAGGTCGCGGACCTCGCGCTCCTCGGCCTCCGGCACGACGGAGAAGCCGCCGTAGCCGCCGCGCTCGCGGAACGGCTCGGCCAGGGCGAACTTGCTGGTGACGAACACCGGACGGACGTCGTCGCCGTCGGCCACGCAGTCCACCGCGATGTAGTCGCCCCAGGGCGCCGGGGTGGGCCGCCCGACCAGGAGCTCCTCCAGCATCACGGCCGTCTCGGCGGGCCCGCCGTCGGAACCGGTGAAGATCGCCGCGAGGGCGGCCCGGCACTCCTCGGGGGTGGCGACGGCCTGCGTGTTGCGGCTGGACGCGCCGATCACCGGCTTGATGATGGCCGGCAGCCCGACGTAGGCGATCGCCTCGTCGGCCTGGGCGGGGTCGGTCAGGGTGCGGAAGCGCACGCTGTCGACGCCCGCCTCGGCGAACCGCCGGCGCTGCAGGTCCTTGTGGGTGATGGCGTCGACATCGGCCGGCCGGTGGTAGCGCAGGCCGAGCGCCTCGGCGAGCCGCACGGTGGGGGCGATCTGGAACTCGCTGAAGGTGATGATGCCAGCCGGGGCGAGCGCGCGCAGCGCCTCCTCGGTCTGTGCCTCGGTGCGGCCCGCGGTGTTCACCACGGTGCCGACCATCTCCAGGGTGGGGATCATCTCCTGGGCGTGCGCGGTGTCCGCGGTCACGAACACCAGGTCGCAGCCGGCCTGCCGGGCCGCCTCGGCGAGCCGGGTGGGTGCGAGGCTGCCGGCGTCGTAGACGACGAGCAGCACGGGGTTGGCGGGGGTCGCGGTCATGGGTCAGCCTCCGGCCGGGAACGCGCCGGTGCGGCGGGCGACGGTCAGGGCCCCCGCGAGCGACTCGACGGTCGAGTAGGTGAACAGGGTGCGCACCGGGATCTCCAGGCCGAATTCCTCCTGGAGCCGCAGCGCCACCCGGGTCGCGGTCAGCGAGTCGCCGCCGAGGTCGAAGAAGTCGTCCCCGGCGCCGACCTCGTCGGCGTACAGCGTCTCGGCCCACACCCGGGCCACGGCCCGTTCGGCGGGGGTGCGCGGGGCGATGAACTCGGACTCCAGGCCGGTGCGTTCGCCGTCCGGTGCGGGCAGCGCCTTGCGGTCGGTCTTGCCGCTGGTGGTCAGCGGCATCCGGTCCAGGAAGACGTACGTACCGGGCACCATGTAGCCGGGCAGGGTGCGGCCGCACCAGTCGCGCAGCGCGCCGATGCCGGGCACCGGACGGCCGGAGAGCGGGACGACGTACGCCACGAGCGTCTTCTCGCCGGGCACGTCCTCGCGGACGGTGACGGCGCAGGAGCCGACGTCCTCGTGGGCCAGCAGCGCGGCCTCGATCTCGCCGAGCTCGATGCGGAACCCGCGGACCTTGACCTGGTGGTCGAGGCGGCCGAGGAACTCCAGTTCGCCGCCGGGCAGCCACCGCACCAGGTCGCCGGTGCGGTAGACCCGGCCTCCGGCGAACGGGTTGCGGGTGAAGCGCTCGGCGGTCAGGTCGTCGCGGCCGAGGTAGCCGCGGGCCACGCCGGCGCCGCCGATGAGCAGTTCGCCGGGTACGCCGGCGGGGACCGGGCGGTCCGCGTCGTCGACGACGTACAGCTCGGTGCCGGCGGTGGGGCGGCCGATGGGGACGGCGCCGGTGGCGCCGGTGATCTCGGCGACGGAGGCGTAGACGGTGGTTTCCGTCGGGCCGTAGCCGTTGAGGACCCGGGTGCCGGCGCGCAGCATCCGCGCGGCCAGTTCGGCGGGCAGGGCCTCTCCGGCGGCGAAGATCTCCAGGGCCCGCGGCCGGTCGCCGAGCGCGTCCAGGAGCGGGCGCAGCGCGGAGGGCGTGGCCTGGACGAGGGTGACGGCGTGCCGGTCGATCAGCTCGACGAGGGCGGGCGGGTTGTGGATCTGGTCCTGGTACGCGCCGATGATCCGGCCGCCGGTGATCAGCGGCAGGAACACCTCGACGCCCGCGATGTCGAAGGTGGCCGAGGTGGTGAACAGGACCCGCTCGTTCGCCGGCGCCGGGAAGGTCTCCCGCATGCCGCACAGCAGGTTGCCGAAGCCGCCCCGGGTGACGGCGACGCCCTTGGGGGTGCCGGTGGAGCCGGAGGTGTAGAGGACGTAGGCGAGGTGCCCGGGCCCGGCGGCCGTCGCCGCTTCCACGGCGGGGGAAGCGGCGATCGCCGCGGCGTCGGTGTCGACCGCGACGAGGGTACGGGGCCGGGCGCCGTCGCCGCCGGACAGCCGCCCGCGCAGCGACTCCTGGGTGACGACCACCGGCGCGGCCGTGTCCCGCAGGACGAACTCCAGGCGGTCCACCGGGTGCTGGGGGTCGAGCGGCACGTAGGCCGCGCCCGAGCGGAGCACGGCGAGCAGCGCCACGATCAGTTCGGGGCCGCGCTCCAGGCAGACCGCGACGGGCACGTCCGGGCCGGCGCCGAGGCCGCGCAGGTGGTGGGCGAGGCGGTCGGCGCGGGCGTCGAGCTCCCGGTAGGTGACCTCCTCGGCGCCGAAGACGACCGCGACGGCGTCGGGGGCGCGCCGGGCCTGCCCGGCGACCAGAGCGGCCACGTCCACGGCGGCGGCCGCGTCGACGTCCGCGTCGGCGGCCTCGGGGAACGCGGCGCGGCCGCGGCCCCAGCCGGTGAGCAGCAGCTCGCGCTCGGCCGCGCCGAGCGGATCGAGCCCGTCCAGCGCGATGCCGGGGGTTTCGGCGATCGCGGTGAGCAGGGTGAGGTAGCCGTCGGTGAACCGCTCCGCGCTCGCCACGTCGAACAGCTCGGCGGCGAAGCCGACGTGCAGGCCGAGGCCGTCACGGCCGTGGTCCCGGTCGATCGCCAGGGTCAGGTCGGGCGGGCACACCCCGTCGGCCCGGTAGGCCGGCCCGTCCGTGAACAGGGCCTGGACCACCGGGTGGTGGCCGTCGGCTCCGGGTTCGAACGCGGCGGCCAGGCGGGCCAACGGCAGCGCGGCGGCCCGGCCCCGGGTCAGCGCGGCGTCGGTCCGCGCCACGAGCTCGGCGAAGGCCGGGCCCGCGGTCAGGTCGGCCCGTACGACGGCCAGGCCGCCGTCGGCGCCCGGGACGCCCACCGCGAGGTCGCGCCGGCGGGTCCACCGGCCGAGCAGCACCTGGTAGGCGGCGAGCAGCACGGCGGACAGCGGGGCGCCGTACTCGGCGGCCGCCTTGTCCAGCGCCTGTGCCGTGCCAGCCGCAACCGTGCGGGTGACATGGCCCAGGGCGCCGGTGCGCGCCGAGGGGCGCGGCCGGTCGGTGGCCGGCTCCAGCGGTTCCAGGCCCGCGAGTTCGCTTCGCCAGTACTCCAGCGCGTCGGTCATGACCCCTCCGTCGTGTCGAGGATCCGCGCCAGTGCCTTGCGGTCCGTCTTTCCGTTGTCGTTGAGCGGCAGCCCGCCCGGCAGGTGGGTGAGCGAGGCGGGCACCATGTGCAGCGGCAGCAGCTCGCGCAGCCAGGCGTCGAACCGCTCGGGGTCCACCTCGCGGCCCGCGTAGGCGCCGACCAGCTCGGTCTCGCCGTCCGGGCCGGGCAGGGCGAGCACCGCGGCGTCGATGACGTGCGGGTGGCGGTGCACGGCCGCCTCGACCTCGCCGAGCTCGATGCGGAAGCCGCGTACCTTGACCTGCTGGTCGAGGCGGCCCCAGTGCACGTAGAGCCCGTTCTCGCGCCGGACCCGGTCACCGGTGCGGTACCAGTGGCGGTCGGTCAGCGCGGTGCTGCCGTCGTAGCCCTCGGCGGGGCCGCCGCCGGGCTCGTACGACACGAACCGCCCGGCGTTCTCGCGCGGGTCGAGGTAGCCACCGAAGCGCTGCGGGCCGCGCACGCACAGCTCGCCCTCGTCGGCCGCCAGGCCGTCCCCGTCCAGCAGCACCATCTCCATGCCGGGGAAGGGGACGCCGATCGGCACGGTGCCGTTGGAGAACTCCGGCCAGTGCGCACTCGGCCCGGACAGGGCGTGGTTGGTGCAGCACACCGTCAGCTCGGTGGGCCCGTACACGTTGTGGATCACGGCGTTCGGGGCGACCTCGCGCCAGAGCGCGGCGTGCTGCGCGGTGACCGGCTCGGCGCCGAACATGCTGTGCCGCAGGTTCCCGGCACGGCCCAGCGGCAGGTTGCCGAGCCGCTGCGCCTCCCGGATCACCGAGGGCACCGAGAACCAGTGGGTGAGCTCGCGTTCGACGATGAAGTCGACCGGCCGGTACAGGTCGGCGGCGAGCGGCACCACCAGGGTGGCGCCGCCGCCCCAGGTCGCGAACAGGTCGATGAGGCTCGCGTCGAAGGTCAGGCCGAAGGTCTGGGTGAGCCGGGCGCCCGGCGCGATCTCGTAGCGCTCGATGTTGTGCGCGATGAACAGCGAGGTGTTCCGGTGCCGGATCGGCACGCCCTTGGGCTGGCCGGTGGAACCGGACGTGAACAGCAGGTACGCCTCGCGGTCCGGGTCGTCCGGGACGGGCGGCAGCGACCGCTCCGCCACCTCGGCCGCCGCCGCGGACACCCGCTCGTCCTCGTCGAGTCCGAGGACGGTCGGCCGGTGGCGCTCGGGCAGCCGGGTGAACAGGCCGGCGGAGCGGGTGTCCACCAGAGCCACCTGCACGCCGGCCCGCTGGGCGATG
Proteins encoded in this window:
- a CDS encoding NAD-dependent epimerase/dehydratase family protein, which codes for MRLLLLGGTDFAGRAVAEGAVARGWDVTVFHRGEHPAPPGVRVRHGDRTREDGLAALATGEWDAVVDTWSGAPAVVRDAAVLLAGRTGRHAFVSSRSVYAWPVPAGLDEFGPLAEGDPDAESTDFAADKRGAELAVLRAFGEDRTLLVRPGLILGPRENAGRLPWWLSRIARGGEIAAPGPRDTPLQYVDVRDLATWLLNALESSLHGPYNLVSQPGHTTIGELLDTCVRVTGAAAELRWTSPEAIAAADLSPWTDLPVWAPPGTDFHAAIHAGDVSRAHATGLVCRPVTETVADTWAWQRSVPEGALTLADGLAEEAEARLLKG
- a CDS encoding HAD family hydrolase gives rise to the protein MSEFPARAAEFVVFDLDGVLVDTQDAENGGIAHVGEMMGLRLDKDQRDELFSGKKMQECFDLMADLSGNAPPQDAMVIARARCEELIGDRIEPIDGVAYALEQLAAAVGDRMCVASNSPLAIMRSRLEKARILHHFGDRLFSAYDADAWKPDPKLFRWAAESCGVTPDECVVVEDSPVGVDAAVAAGMRVLQYTADPSTPPHREGALTFPSMRSLPQLVRDAHLMAPVAAPFAAAAPFGGTS
- a CDS encoding ATP-grasp domain-containing protein encodes the protein MTATPANPVLLVVYDAGSLAPTRLAEAARQAGCDLVFVTADTAHAQEMIPTLEMVGTVVNTAGRTEAQTEEALRALAPAGIITFSEFQIAPTVRLAEALGLRYHRPADVDAITHKDLQRRRFAEAGVDSVRFRTLTDPAQADEAIAYVGLPAIIKPVIGASSRNTQAVATPEECRAALAAIFTGSDGGPAETAVMLEELLVGRPTPAPWGDYIAVDCVADGDDVRPVFVTSKFALAEPFRERGGYGGFSVVPEAEEREVRDLACRAVRALNIHGVADVEIKLTADGPRVIEVNGRLGAWVDDLAVRSGTSDPAYVAVAAALGLPYETPEVKQGGPIAFHYLTVPPVGARRVRAIRGVSALRRLARVDRVVVLAEPGADVDWRIGARGNTAAVIGSAATHEELAATVAAIESVDWIDYE
- a CDS encoding non-ribosomal peptide synthetase; this encodes MTDALEYWRSELAGLEPLEPATDRPRPSARTGALGHVTRTVAAGTAQALDKAAAEYGAPLSAVLLAAYQVLLGRWTRRRDLAVGVPGADGGLAVVRADLTAGPAFAELVARTDAALTRGRAAALPLARLAAAFEPGADGHHPVVQALFTDGPAYRADGVCPPDLTLAIDRDHGRDGLGLHVGFAAELFDVASAERFTDGYLTLLTAIAETPGIALDGLDPLGAAERELLLTGWGRGRAAFPEAADADVDAAAAVDVAALVAGQARRAPDAVAVVFGAEEVTYRELDARADRLAHHLRGLGAGPDVPVAVCLERGPELIVALLAVLRSGAAYVPLDPQHPVDRLEFVLRDTAAPVVVTQESLRGRLSGGDGARPRTLVAVDTDAAAIAASPAVEAATAAGPGHLAYVLYTSGSTGTPKGVAVTRGGFGNLLCGMRETFPAPANERVLFTTSATFDIAGVEVFLPLITGGRIIGAYQDQIHNPPALVELIDRHAVTLVQATPSALRPLLDALGDRPRALEIFAAGEALPAELAARMLRAGTRVLNGYGPTETTVYASVAEITGATGAVPIGRPTAGTELYVVDDADRPVPAGVPGELLIGGAGVARGYLGRDDLTAERFTRNPFAGGRVYRTGDLVRWLPGGELEFLGRLDHQVKVRGFRIELGEIEAALLAHEDVGSCAVTVREDVPGEKTLVAYVVPLSGRPVPGIGALRDWCGRTLPGYMVPGTYVFLDRMPLTTSGKTDRKALPAPDGERTGLESEFIAPRTPAERAVARVWAETLYADEVGAGDDFFDLGGDSLTATRVALRLQEEFGLEIPVRTLFTYSTVESLAGALTVARRTGAFPAGG
- a CDS encoding AMP-binding protein, producing MNDRQQRTLYQWFEESALRHPGLPALEIGDEVLTYGEVRALALTLADRIAAKHGSLPARVALAATRSVAAYAGYLAIQRLGASVVPLNPDYPAQRNLDIAQRAGVQVALVDTRSAGLFTRLPERHRPTVLGLDEDERVSAAAAEVAERSLPPVPDDPDREAYLLFTSGSTGQPKGVPIRHRNTSLFIAHNIERYEIAPGARLTQTFGLTFDASLIDLFATWGGGATLVVPLAADLYRPVDFIVERELTHWFSVPSVIREAQRLGNLPLGRAGNLRHSMFGAEPVTAQHAALWREVAPNAVIHNVYGPTELTVCCTNHALSGPSAHWPEFSNGTVPIGVPFPGMEMVLLDGDGLAADEGELCVRGPQRFGGYLDPRENAGRFVSYEPGGGPAEGYDGSTALTDRHWYRTGDRVRRENGLYVHWGRLDQQVKVRGFRIELGEVEAAVHRHPHVIDAAVLALPGPDGETELVGAYAGREVDPERFDAWLRELLPLHMVPASLTHLPGGLPLNDNGKTDRKALARILDTTEGS